In Thermospira aquatica, the following proteins share a genomic window:
- a CDS encoding nitroreductase family protein: protein MDFWDLIHQRASIRSYDPQRPVEEDVLYRILEAGRLAPSAGNRQPWRFVVVSSPEKLSILRHAYVRDWFYDAPHILVVVGDRNEAWRRLQDGYCSLETDLAIAMTFLILAAANEGVATCWIAAFQPEVVREVLGLEAHEEVYGLTPLGYPKSGYPNPGPKKRKDLKDIVRFL from the coding sequence ATGGATTTTTGGGATTTAATTCACCAAAGAGCAAGCATTCGAAGCTATGATCCACAACGTCCTGTTGAAGAGGATGTACTGTACCGGATTCTAGAAGCAGGACGTTTGGCTCCCTCGGCAGGGAATCGTCAGCCGTGGCGATTTGTGGTAGTATCTTCTCCCGAGAAGCTTTCGATCCTTCGACATGCTTATGTGAGAGATTGGTTCTATGATGCCCCCCATATACTCGTTGTTGTTGGTGACAGGAACGAGGCATGGCGCCGACTCCAGGATGGGTATTGCTCCCTCGAGACAGATCTGGCCATAGCTATGACGTTTTTGATTCTTGCTGCAGCTAACGAAGGGGTAGCAACATGCTGGATTGCCGCCTTTCAGCCTGAGGTAGTAAGAGAGGTATTAGGTCTGGAAGCCCATGAAGAGGTGTATGGACTCACTCCTCTCGGGTATCCAAAATCAGGTTATCCGAATCCAGGACCCAAAAAACGTAAAGACCTCAAAGATATCGTGCGTTTTCTTTAA
- a CDS encoding ArsB/NhaD family transporter — MTWPMWIAVGIFVVLYIGISLEKVNKTILALLGAGIFVLFHFLEGEKVFAAVDWNVIFLLVSMMVIVAITKQTGIFQYVAIKLAKLSRGNPMTIMVLLSLATAVFSAFLDNVTTVLIFVPVAILIAQELDISPLPYVVALAMASNVGGTATLIGDPPNIMIASAAGLSFNSFLAHLAPVALFLLISLCGFLWLLFHKQMRVSNEKRARIMNFDETKVLTNPALIIKSLSILGMVILGFFLHGVIDLEPSMIALLGAALLMLLATPHEIEELLHEVEWATILFFVGLFILIGGLVEIGVMKILAERIVSLTRGSINSTAILLVWMSGIFSAVVDNIPYVATMIPLIKEMGASLGGQSLDPLWWSLALGACLGGNGTLVGASANVVSVGIAKKSGIAISFWDFTKYGLLYTLLSLLVSSLYVYFRYFVLHL; from the coding sequence ATGACGTGGCCAATGTGGATAGCTGTTGGAATCTTTGTTGTATTATATATTGGGATTTCTCTGGAAAAGGTAAACAAAACAATTCTTGCTCTGTTAGGGGCAGGAATCTTTGTCCTCTTTCATTTTCTTGAAGGAGAAAAGGTATTCGCCGCTGTAGACTGGAATGTGATTTTTCTCCTCGTAAGTATGATGGTTATTGTGGCGATTACCAAACAAACCGGAATTTTCCAGTATGTAGCCATTAAGCTTGCAAAACTCTCGAGAGGGAACCCCATGACCATCATGGTCCTCCTTTCTCTGGCCACAGCGGTGTTTTCTGCCTTTTTGGACAACGTGACCACCGTACTCATCTTTGTCCCTGTTGCTATCCTCATTGCCCAGGAGTTGGATATCTCCCCTCTTCCCTATGTCGTTGCCCTTGCTATGGCTTCCAATGTAGGAGGAACAGCGACCCTCATCGGTGATCCACCGAACATTATGATAGCAAGTGCTGCTGGACTTTCTTTTAACAGTTTTCTCGCCCATCTCGCCCCCGTGGCATTGTTCCTCTTGATAAGTCTCTGCGGATTTCTCTGGCTTTTGTTTCACAAGCAGATGCGTGTCTCCAATGAAAAGCGTGCTCGTATTATGAATTTTGACGAAACCAAAGTTTTAACCAATCCCGCATTGATAATAAAATCACTCTCTATACTCGGGATGGTGATCTTGGGATTTTTCCTCCATGGGGTGATTGATCTTGAACCTTCCATGATTGCTTTACTTGGAGCAGCTCTTTTGATGCTTTTAGCTACTCCTCATGAGATTGAAGAACTCCTCCATGAAGTAGAATGGGCAACTATTCTCTTCTTTGTGGGGCTTTTTATCCTTATTGGAGGATTGGTAGAGATTGGTGTAATGAAGATCCTCGCCGAAAGAATAGTAAGTCTCACCAGAGGGAGTATAAATTCTACAGCCATACTCCTGGTATGGATGTCTGGAATCTTTTCTGCCGTTGTAGACAATATTCCCTATGTGGCGACCATGATCCCTCTTATCAAGGAGATGGGAGCCTCATTGGGCGGTCAAAGCCTTGATCCCCTCTGGTGGTCTTTAGCCCTGGGGGCCTGTCTTGGTGGAAATGGGACCCTTGTAGGTGCTTCTGCAAATGTGGTAAGTGTAGGGATAGCAAAAAAAAGTGGTATTGCGATAAGTTTCTGGGATTTTACAAAGTACGGCCTTCTCTACACTCTTTTAAGCCTTCTCGTATCATCTCTATACGTCTATTTCAGGTATTTTGTCCTTCATCTATGA
- a CDS encoding PP2C family protein-serine/threonine phosphatase: protein MRKAFFCFLLFASSFSFFFAEAGVFDLRDIEWTQTTVVRLSGEWLFYPMRFLDPTKTVWEEQTSLVIRVPDSWHRYQWEGHRLSPYGYGTYRATILTTNLPMLLGLRIPFITSSYEIYINGKLMASMGKVGTNRQTYIPRMLPQYITFTNTSPLEIVMHVANFYDNKGGMYNSLEMGLWDTIVAKKNINIAFDIFIIGALVIMALYHLALFTLQRKEWGLVYFSLLALMLAFRTLTNHECVFPLYIYEFSWQTQVRMDFVLVNLITIFVVAFMRTVFTNPFYRNVLSFSILFYGILTAIDLFFPEEVYFHTQMIFIFYTLPLGFFILFALIKNMFSNKDAFLLLLGFSIFFLTALNDIFYAIQKFNVFEIYLTPFGQLVFVFFQAFVLSRRFSVAYQISERLKQNLEKEVERQTIELLKEKNKLLEKNQLIEEELELARQIQLQFIPSKPPSRHFAFYFHPMIQIGGDFFDIRRIDTYKWGVFISDVSGHGVPAAFITSLIKSHLLQSSQIHDPAALFYGLNEFLFPFLAGNFVTALYIIYDEEKQTLTYANAGHLDPLLVFPSGSLVPLPFFKRGIPLGVLRNQEIQAIDKGYTNHTYHFTEGKLLLFTDGLIEAVSEKIHVPFEEILWSLPWKEISKFSAPEIVIEIIENFKQHVQLEKLSDDICLVCFEKGDDHTTLLPFVEERA, encoded by the coding sequence ATGAGAAAAGCTTTCTTTTGCTTTTTGTTGTTTGCGAGTTCTTTTAGTTTCTTTTTTGCTGAAGCGGGGGTATTTGATCTTCGTGATATAGAGTGGACACAAACAACGGTTGTGCGTTTGTCAGGAGAGTGGTTGTTTTATCCTATGCGTTTTCTCGATCCCACAAAAACAGTGTGGGAGGAACAGACTTCGCTTGTTATCCGTGTGCCGGACTCATGGCATCGTTACCAATGGGAGGGACATCGCCTTTCTCCTTATGGGTATGGTACGTATCGGGCTACCATCTTGACGACGAATCTTCCCATGCTTCTTGGTCTTCGTATTCCTTTTATTACAAGTTCTTATGAAATCTATATTAATGGGAAACTGATGGCCTCTATGGGGAAGGTGGGGACAAATCGCCAAACCTATATCCCCCGTATGCTTCCTCAGTATATTACTTTTACTAATACTTCTCCTCTTGAGATTGTTATGCATGTTGCAAACTTTTATGATAATAAAGGGGGTATGTACAATAGTCTTGAAATGGGTTTATGGGATACTATAGTAGCAAAAAAAAATATAAATATTGCATTTGACATTTTTATTATTGGGGCTCTTGTGATTATGGCCTTGTACCATTTAGCACTTTTTACCCTCCAAAGGAAAGAATGGGGTCTTGTGTATTTTTCGTTACTAGCTCTGATGTTGGCCTTTCGTACCTTGACGAATCATGAATGTGTTTTCCCCTTATATATCTATGAATTTTCATGGCAAACACAGGTTCGTATGGATTTTGTTCTGGTTAATCTGATCACTATCTTTGTAGTAGCGTTTATGCGCACGGTTTTTACAAATCCTTTCTATAGAAATGTTCTGAGCTTCAGTATACTTTTTTATGGTATTTTAACAGCTATTGATCTTTTCTTTCCTGAAGAGGTTTATTTCCATACACAGATGATATTTATCTTTTATACTCTTCCTCTTGGTTTTTTTATTCTTTTTGCTCTTATAAAAAACATGTTTTCTAACAAAGATGCTTTTCTTTTGTTGTTAGGTTTTTCAATTTTTTTCTTGACAGCTCTGAACGATATTTTTTATGCCATTCAAAAGTTTAATGTCTTTGAAATTTATCTTACTCCTTTTGGTCAACTTGTTTTTGTGTTCTTTCAGGCTTTTGTACTTTCCCGGAGGTTTTCTGTTGCTTATCAGATCTCTGAAAGACTTAAGCAAAACCTGGAAAAGGAAGTCGAAAGGCAAACCATAGAACTTCTTAAAGAAAAAAACAAACTTCTCGAAAAAAATCAGCTTATTGAGGAAGAGCTCGAGTTAGCCAGACAAATTCAGCTTCAATTTATTCCCTCTAAACCACCTTCTCGACATTTTGCTTTTTATTTTCACCCGATGATTCAGATAGGGGGAGACTTTTTCGATATTCGGCGGATCGATACCTACAAATGGGGTGTCTTTATCAGTGATGTTTCTGGTCATGGTGTTCCTGCTGCTTTTATCACTTCTCTGATCAAAAGTCATCTTCTTCAAAGTTCACAGATTCATGATCCTGCAGCTTTGTTTTATGGGTTAAATGAGTTTCTTTTTCCTTTTCTTGCGGGAAATTTTGTTACAGCTCTTTATATTATTTACGATGAAGAAAAACAAACTCTTACTTATGCGAATGCAGGGCATCTTGATCCTCTTCTTGTGTTTCCCTCTGGCTCGCTTGTTCCTCTTCCGTTTTTTAAGAGGGGTATACCACTTGGTGTGCTTCGCAACCAAGAGATTCAGGCTATTGATAAAGGGTATACGAATCATACGTATCATTTTACAGAAGGCAAACTTCTCCTTTTTACGGATGGTCTGATTGAAGCGGTGAGTGAGAAGATTCATGTTCCTTTTGAAGAAATTCTCTGGAGTCTTCCCTGGAAGGAAATCAGTAAATTTTCTGCACCTGAAATTGTTATCGAGATTATCGAGAATTTTAAACAACATGTTCAGCTAGAGAAGTTGAGTGATGATATATGCCTGGTTTGTTTTGAAAAAGGGGATGACCATACTACCCTTTTGCCTTTTGTGGAGGAGCGTGCATGA
- a CDS encoding CBS domain-containing protein, whose translation MLFSSFLHPELYWIQTEIKNEEELLNQMVRGISREFSLSMTDKEIVDRILQRELEKPTLVGDCFWVPHFRIPDLEDLIIAISFLKKPISMGEHNVQMVFLVLTGPTRSTLYLNALSVIASLVQDSDFCQLMKKTPDFERFCHFLDSKNLRVGKVLTVADIMSTDIHVLRENQNLEEVLDIFSKHQLSYAPVVDTQERFVAEINLIDIMKVGMPAYTAALPNMNFLSSFEPFEELLKHEKDILVKQIMRKPHVILKPDASLVEAIFEFTNHRRRHLPVAKDGKILGVVSYMDMLNKVLRR comes from the coding sequence ATGTTATTTTCAAGCTTTTTACATCCGGAGTTGTACTGGATACAAACAGAGATCAAAAATGAAGAAGAACTCTTAAACCAAATGGTCAGGGGGATATCTAGAGAATTTTCTCTTTCGATGACAGACAAGGAAATTGTTGATCGCATATTGCAGAGGGAATTAGAGAAACCAACCCTTGTGGGAGATTGCTTCTGGGTACCCCATTTCCGTATCCCCGATCTGGAGGATCTGATTATCGCGATAAGTTTTCTGAAAAAACCAATATCTATGGGAGAGCATAACGTACAAATGGTATTCTTAGTATTGACGGGTCCAACACGATCTACACTCTACCTCAACGCCCTTTCCGTAATAGCCTCTCTCGTTCAGGATAGTGATTTTTGTCAATTGATGAAAAAAACCCCGGACTTTGAACGGTTTTGTCATTTTCTTGATAGTAAAAATCTCCGTGTGGGAAAGGTTCTCACCGTCGCCGATATTATGTCAACAGATATTCATGTGTTACGAGAGAATCAAAATCTCGAAGAGGTTCTAGACATCTTTTCTAAACATCAACTTAGTTATGCTCCAGTTGTTGATACTCAAGAGCGTTTTGTAGCAGAAATTAATCTCATCGACATCATGAAGGTGGGAATGCCTGCCTACACTGCCGCTCTTCCCAACATGAATTTTCTCTCATCTTTTGAACCCTTTGAGGAGCTTCTTAAACACGAAAAGGATATTTTGGTGAAACAGATTATGCGAAAACCCCATGTTATCCTTAAACCCGATGCCAGTCTGGTTGAGGCAATTTTTGAGTTCACAAATCATCGTAGAAGGCATCTCCCGGTGGCAAAGGATGGAAAGATCCTTGGGGTGGTGAGTTACATGGACATGCTCAACAAGGTATTGCGGAGGTAA
- a CDS encoding proline--tRNA ligase, with protein MRRSQMLLPTLREDPKDAEIASHILMMRAGIIRKLDAGLYTFLPLGHRVLLKVINIIREEMNRAGAQELLPPILIPASLWRESGRYDIMGKEMMRLQDRHENDMVLGPTHEEVFTHIVRENVQSYRDLPLNLYQINTKFRDEIRPRYGVMRCREFIMKDAYSFDIDEAGLEKNYQAMREAYRRIFARCGLEVVPVQADTGNMGGSNSEEFMVPSSVGEETIIHCRSCGYVANVERAESKREFSSSSKSMLPLEEIATPNVRTIEELVAFLKVSVDRFIKSLVYKTDKGFVLVLIRGDFMVNETKLKHVLECVELEQASEEEVLQITGAPIGFVSPVNLKQKIKIVADESIPFMRNAISGANKKDYHLKNINPERDFVWDVVADIHEVVEGEKCPTCGEVLRSYKGIEVGHIFKLGYKYTEAMNVRVLDKNGQSITPIMGCYGIGVGRTIASVIEQNHDENGIIWPMSIAPFHGIIVPVNMSDSRTVEAAEKLYQQLSRRFEILLDDRDERPGVKFKDADLIGIPIRITIGKSFAEEQKVELKLRRLEEKHLVPLEEVEKVFEEWYEKEMAPYLL; from the coding sequence ATGAGACGAAGCCAGATGCTTTTACCGACACTTCGTGAGGATCCCAAGGATGCCGAGATCGCATCGCATATTCTTATGATGCGAGCAGGTATTATCCGCAAGCTTGACGCGGGTCTTTATACTTTTTTGCCCCTTGGACACAGGGTACTTCTTAAGGTGATCAATATCATTCGTGAGGAGATGAATAGAGCAGGAGCCCAGGAACTCTTGCCACCAATCCTTATTCCTGCTTCTCTCTGGAGGGAATCAGGGAGATACGACATCATGGGCAAGGAGATGATGCGGCTCCAGGATCGTCATGAGAATGACATGGTTCTTGGCCCTACTCATGAAGAAGTTTTTACTCATATTGTACGGGAGAATGTACAGTCGTATAGGGATCTTCCCCTTAATCTCTATCAAATCAACACCAAATTTCGTGATGAGATTCGCCCTCGTTATGGGGTAATGCGATGTCGAGAATTTATCATGAAAGATGCTTATTCATTTGATATTGACGAGGCCGGTCTTGAAAAAAACTATCAGGCTATGCGAGAGGCTTACCGTCGTATTTTTGCACGATGTGGGTTAGAGGTAGTGCCGGTTCAGGCAGATACGGGCAATATGGGAGGTTCCAATTCAGAAGAATTTATGGTGCCTTCTTCCGTGGGAGAAGAAACAATTATCCACTGTCGTTCATGCGGCTATGTAGCCAATGTTGAACGAGCGGAGTCGAAACGGGAGTTTTCATCCTCATCAAAATCTATGCTTCCTCTTGAGGAAATAGCTACTCCTAACGTGCGCACAATAGAGGAACTGGTGGCGTTTCTCAAGGTTTCGGTCGATCGTTTTATCAAAAGTCTTGTCTACAAGACTGACAAGGGATTTGTTCTCGTTCTTATTCGTGGAGATTTTATGGTCAATGAAACAAAACTCAAGCATGTTCTCGAGTGTGTGGAGCTTGAACAGGCGTCGGAGGAAGAAGTCTTACAGATAACTGGAGCACCCATTGGCTTTGTATCGCCGGTAAACCTCAAGCAAAAAATAAAAATTGTTGCTGACGAGTCTATTCCTTTTATGCGCAATGCTATTTCTGGAGCAAACAAAAAAGACTATCACCTCAAAAATATCAATCCTGAGCGCGATTTTGTCTGGGATGTGGTGGCAGACATTCACGAAGTAGTGGAGGGAGAAAAGTGTCCAACCTGTGGTGAAGTCCTCCGTAGTTACAAAGGGATTGAAGTTGGACATATCTTTAAGCTTGGGTATAAATATACTGAGGCGATGAATGTTCGGGTTCTGGATAAAAATGGTCAAAGTATTACTCCCATCATGGGGTGTTATGGGATTGGTGTGGGAAGAACGATCGCGAGTGTGATCGAACAAAATCATGATGAAAATGGCATCATCTGGCCTATGAGTATTGCACCTTTTCACGGGATTATTGTACCGGTGAATATGTCCGATAGCAGAACAGTCGAAGCAGCAGAAAAACTTTACCAGCAACTTTCCAGAAGGTTTGAGATTCTCCTTGATGATAGAGATGAACGTCCTGGAGTAAAGTTCAAGGATGCAGATCTTATTGGTATTCCCATTCGTATTACCATTGGTAAATCTTTTGCTGAAGAGCAAAAGGTAGAATTAAAGTTGCGGCGTTTAGAAGAAAAACACCTCGTGCCTCTTGAAGAGGTAGAGAAAGTTTTTGAGGAGTGGTATGAGAAGGAAATGGCTCCTTACCTGTTGTAG
- a CDS encoding hemolysin family protein, with protein MTREVLNREIHRFLDHLTVSFIMIPRSEVVLLDIGMSLSEIIQTIQREGYSRYPVYENHVDNVVGVLYAKDLLSSMLSGDVSLKKILRKPLFVSENKKVSQLLAEFRQTHIHLGIVVDEFGTMVGIVSLEDILEELVGEIEDEFDQRAEEKEYEILPDESVVLSPKMAISKFNEIFKQKIPEDEFETIGGFLMGEKGYVPSVGEKLEYNGLVFTVLDVKGSRIQKIGMKKK; from the coding sequence ATGACCAGGGAGGTGCTGAATCGGGAGATTCACCGATTTCTTGATCATTTGACGGTGTCTTTTATTATGATTCCCCGTTCTGAGGTGGTTCTCCTGGATATAGGGATGTCTCTTTCGGAGATAATACAAACGATCCAGAGAGAGGGATATTCGCGCTATCCGGTGTATGAAAATCACGTCGATAATGTGGTAGGTGTACTGTATGCGAAAGATCTTCTTTCTTCCATGTTGTCTGGTGATGTTTCTCTCAAAAAAATCTTAAGAAAACCCCTCTTTGTATCCGAAAATAAAAAGGTATCCCAGCTTCTTGCAGAGTTTCGCCAGACGCATATCCATCTGGGGATTGTTGTGGATGAGTTTGGAACAATGGTAGGAATTGTTTCCCTGGAGGATATCCTGGAGGAGCTTGTTGGTGAGATCGAGGATGAGTTTGACCAGCGCGCAGAAGAAAAGGAGTATGAGATTTTGCCCGATGAGAGCGTAGTACTTTCTCCCAAGATGGCTATTAGCAAGTTTAATGAGATATTCAAACAAAAAATTCCTGAGGATGAATTTGAAACCATCGGGGGATTTCTCATGGGAGAGAAGGGATATGTCCCCTCAGTTGGTGAGAAGCTGGAGTACAATGGTCTTGTATTCACTGTGCTGGATGTAAAAGGGAGTCGGATACAAAAAATAGGGATGAAGAAGAAATGA
- the thpR gene encoding RNA 2',3'-cyclic phosphodiesterase gives MRVFIALDISEELRQMIAEEVKGWKRRLPELSWTTPEQWHLTLAFLGEVAPPRVERIRTELEKFSHERFSLAIGETGVFPSWESPRVFWAGVNCPETLQNFYDTLWGMLEKEGFPREERDFHPHLTLARIKHSLTTKEKETLRSFSLRTLEESVATFSFYRSELHPAGARYTKLATYPFKGKENG, from the coding sequence ATGAGGGTATTTATTGCCTTGGACATCTCTGAGGAATTGCGCCAGATGATTGCTGAAGAAGTCAAAGGATGGAAACGGCGTTTACCTGAGCTTAGCTGGACTACTCCTGAGCAATGGCATCTGACACTGGCTTTTCTGGGTGAAGTGGCTCCTCCCCGTGTAGAACGTATTCGTACGGAACTGGAAAAGTTTTCTCATGAGCGTTTTTCTCTTGCAATTGGAGAGACAGGGGTTTTCCCTTCCTGGGAGTCTCCGAGAGTGTTTTGGGCTGGAGTGAATTGTCCAGAGACGCTTCAAAATTTTTATGATACACTATGGGGAATGTTGGAGAAAGAAGGGTTTCCAAGAGAGGAAAGGGATTTTCATCCCCATCTCACACTTGCTCGTATAAAACATTCTCTCACCACCAAAGAAAAAGAAACACTTCGATCTTTTTCATTGAGAACGTTAGAGGAATCCGTTGCTACCTTTTCTTTTTACCGTAGTGAACTTCATCCAGCAGGGGCAAGATACACAAAACTGGCGACTTATCCTTTCAAGGGGAAAGAGAATGGATAG
- a CDS encoding IS1595 family transposase, with protein MEKDFFTLSENGAYQILEKALWPEGPICPRCKEKAHLLSCRLVYQCPKCGRQFSLKSQSIMRKSHLSPKIWLSAMFLVCQDGGINAVRLSQLLHISYKASWLLLQKLRSLMRLTTRHHTKSLRKLVKTFFFLSGIKRRQRKNFSPMQVVEIDADDTPSKLHIHLVDDVNSDWLSDFFGKFFRHTPVEKRMPWLSHINDGLKNLLEDVYHYGCRKHMQRYLDEFCFRFNIEDAATRLEELLRRLGKRRQLLPWKKLVAEPLILPIWA; from the coding sequence ATGGAAAAGGATTTTTTCACACTCTCAGAAAACGGGGCCTACCAGATCCTCGAAAAAGCCCTCTGGCCAGAGGGACCTATTTGCCCAAGGTGTAAAGAAAAAGCGCATCTTCTCTCGTGCCGGCTCGTGTATCAGTGCCCCAAGTGTGGCAGACAATTTTCCTTAAAAAGCCAGTCCATCATGCGAAAAAGTCACCTTTCGCCAAAAATCTGGCTTTCTGCCATGTTTCTTGTCTGCCAGGATGGTGGCATAAACGCGGTGAGGCTTTCACAACTTCTTCATATTAGCTACAAGGCAAGCTGGCTTCTTCTTCAGAAGCTACGAAGCCTCATGCGGCTTACCACTCGCCATCACACCAAATCCCTTCGAAAGCTTGTAAAAACCTTTTTCTTTCTTTCTGGCATCAAACGCCGCCAGAGAAAAAACTTTTCTCCCATGCAGGTTGTCGAAATTGATGCGGATGATACCCCTTCTAAACTTCATATTCACCTTGTGGATGATGTGAATAGTGATTGGCTTTCAGACTTTTTTGGCAAGTTTTTCCGCCACACGCCCGTAGAAAAAAGAATGCCGTGGCTTTCCCATATTAACGATGGGTTGAAAAACCTTCTTGAAGACGTCTATCACTATGGTTGTCGAAAGCACATGCAGCGCTATCTTGATGAGTTTTGTTTTCGGTTTAATATAGAAGATGCTGCCACAAGGCTTGAAGAGCTTTTAAGAAGGCTTGGCAAACGTCGCCAGCTTCTCCCGTGGAAAAAGCTGGTGGCTGAGCCGCTTATTCTTCCCATCTGGGCGTAG
- a CDS encoding HAD-IIA family hydrolase, with translation MRAVISDMDGVLYRGKNLIPGAKDFVTRLLERKTPFLFLTNNSEQTPIDLKRKLESLGIEGVREENFITSAMATAEFLRSQKPGATIYVIGGGGLASEMYRAGFSLSDSHADYVVVGKTSTFNFEMLKKAVRLIEKGAKFIGTNPDVIDPAEEGIEPACGTLLAAIEAATGKKPYIVGKPNPMMMLVAKRHLGCHAAETLMVGDRMDTDIVGGMEAGMKTALVLSGVTTKEMINDFPYLPNYVFNHVGEIDIEKLGE, from the coding sequence ATTCGTGCAGTCATTTCGGATATGGATGGGGTTTTGTATAGGGGCAAAAATTTGATTCCCGGGGCAAAAGATTTTGTGACCCGTCTCTTGGAGAGAAAAACCCCTTTTCTCTTTCTCACCAATAACTCTGAACAAACCCCCATTGATCTCAAACGAAAGTTAGAGAGCTTGGGTATCGAGGGAGTAAGAGAAGAAAACTTCATCACCTCTGCCATGGCAACCGCGGAGTTTCTTCGTTCTCAGAAACCTGGTGCAACCATCTATGTGATTGGTGGCGGTGGACTCGCCAGTGAAATGTATAGAGCTGGATTTTCTTTAAGTGACTCACATGCCGATTATGTGGTGGTAGGTAAAACATCGACTTTTAATTTTGAAATGCTCAAAAAGGCAGTTCGTCTGATTGAAAAAGGGGCGAAATTTATAGGAACAAATCCTGATGTTATTGACCCCGCTGAGGAAGGCATAGAACCAGCGTGTGGAACTCTCCTTGCTGCTATCGAAGCTGCTACCGGGAAAAAACCTTACATCGTGGGTAAACCCAATCCCATGATGATGCTGGTAGCCAAACGTCACCTCGGCTGTCATGCGGCAGAAACCTTGATGGTCGGCGATAGAATGGACACGGATATTGTAGGAGGGATGGAAGCAGGCATGAAAACCGCCCTTGTTCTCTCGGGAGTGACCACAAAAGAGATGATAAACGATTTCCCCTATCTACCAAACTATGTTTTCAATCATGTTGGCGAAATAGATATCGAAAAACTGGGAGAATAA
- a CDS encoding pyridoxal-phosphate-dependent aminotransferase family protein yields the protein MMKRFLCAPGPTAVPSEVLVEMARPLMHHRTPQFSEVVAENAEMLKKVFKTSSPVLTLTASGTGGMEASITNFMSPGDTIIVLSAGKFGERFAEIGRAYGLNVVELKAEYGKDIKAEEVREALKKYPEAKGVYTEYSETSTAVAFDVKGIASVVRETSAIMVVDGITAIGAMEFEMDEWGVDVAIAGAQKSFMIPPGLAFVAYSSKAEKLMKEAKLPRFYFDLAKERKNLEKKTTAWTPAISLFMGLNVALKMMLEEGMENVIKRHYLVAETFRQAVQAIGLQLFADVPNVRPSDSVTAIRVPEGVDGAKIPAYMRDKYGVTIAGGQGSMKGKIFRLGHLGYVDKSDIVVELQAMELALKELGYTFELGKSVAAAQEYILKNFPVPNVAVSEAGD from the coding sequence ATGATGAAGCGTTTTCTGTGTGCGCCTGGGCCGACGGCTGTTCCCAGTGAAGTGCTGGTAGAAATGGCGCGACCACTCATGCACCACAGGACCCCTCAGTTCTCTGAAGTTGTAGCAGAGAACGCAGAAATGCTGAAGAAGGTATTCAAGACATCGTCTCCGGTATTGACGTTGACGGCATCGGGGACGGGGGGTATGGAGGCATCGATTACGAATTTTATGTCACCTGGGGATACCATCATAGTGCTCTCTGCGGGGAAGTTTGGGGAGAGGTTTGCCGAGATAGGGCGAGCGTATGGTCTGAATGTTGTAGAACTGAAGGCAGAGTATGGGAAAGACATTAAAGCGGAAGAGGTGAGGGAAGCGCTGAAGAAGTATCCTGAGGCGAAAGGGGTGTATACGGAGTACAGTGAAACTTCGACGGCGGTTGCTTTTGATGTGAAGGGTATAGCGAGTGTGGTGAGGGAGACGTCTGCCATCATGGTGGTGGATGGGATTACGGCGATTGGTGCGATGGAGTTTGAGATGGACGAGTGGGGTGTAGATGTAGCGATTGCTGGTGCGCAGAAGTCGTTTATGATACCGCCGGGTTTAGCGTTTGTTGCGTACTCTTCGAAGGCTGAGAAGCTGATGAAGGAGGCGAAGCTCCCACGTTTTTACTTTGATTTAGCCAAAGAGAGGAAAAATCTTGAGAAGAAGACCACAGCGTGGACGCCTGCCATTAGTCTTTTTATGGGGCTTAATGTAGCGCTGAAGATGATGCTTGAGGAAGGCATGGAGAATGTGATCAAGCGGCATTATCTTGTAGCGGAGACGTTTCGTCAGGCTGTACAGGCGATAGGGCTTCAATTGTTTGCGGATGTACCGAATGTACGTCCTTCGGATTCGGTGACAGCGATTCGAGTACCTGAGGGTGTGGATGGTGCAAAGATTCCGGCGTATATGAGGGACAAGTATGGTGTGACGATTGCTGGAGGCCAGGGTTCGATGAAAGGGAAGATCTTTCGCCTTGGGCATCTTGGGTATGTGGATAAGTCGGATATTGTGGTTGAGCTTCAGGCGATGGAATTAGCGTTGAAAGAGCTCGGGTATACGTTTGAGCTTGGCAAGTCTGTGGCAGCTGCGCAGGAGTATATTCTCAAAAACTTTCCTGTGCCAAATGTAGCTGTCTCTGAGGCAGGAGACTGA